In Candidatus Kryptobacter tengchongensis, the following are encoded in one genomic region:
- a CDS encoding two component transcriptional regulator, winged helix family: protein MKLLLIEDEKDLTRTLKKGLKEAGYNVDVAYDGESGVFMAVSGEYDCVILDFKLPKKDGLEVCREIRRNKISTPILMLTVVDAVDMKVKCLDAGADDYLTKPFSFSELLARIRALTRRAKTASSSIQIADLVINPISRTVMRGGKKIYLSPKEYDLLYYLAINQNKVLTRMEIAENVWGINFDTGTNYIDVYINYLRNKIDKGFDKKLIHTVRGVGYVLKVE, encoded by the coding sequence ATGAAATTGCTTTTGATTGAAGACGAGAAAGATTTGACCAGAACGCTAAAAAAGGGGCTTAAAGAGGCAGGTTATAATGTTGATGTGGCATATGATGGCGAATCTGGCGTTTTTATGGCAGTTTCTGGCGAATATGATTGTGTAATTCTTGATTTCAAATTGCCAAAAAAGGACGGGCTTGAAGTTTGCAGGGAAATAAGAAGAAATAAGATCTCAACTCCGATTTTGATGCTTACCGTTGTTGATGCGGTTGATATGAAAGTTAAATGTTTGGATGCCGGGGCTGATGATTATCTCACAAAACCATTTTCATTTTCGGAGCTCCTTGCGAGGATAAGGGCTTTGACGAGGCGTGCGAAAACAGCGTCATCATCAATTCAAATTGCCGACCTTGTCATCAATCCCATAAGCAGAACCGTAATGAGAGGAGGCAAGAAAATTTATCTTTCTCCAAAGGAATATGATCTACTTTATTATCTTGCGATAAATCAAAACAAGGTGCTGACACGTATGGAGATAGCTGAAAATGTCTGGGGGATAAATTTTGACACCGGGACGAACTATATTGATGTTTATATCAATTACTTGCGAAATAAAATTGACAAGGGATTTGATAAAAAACTGATTCATACTGTTCGTGGCGTTGGCTATGTTTTAAAGGTGGAATAA